From one Desulfurobacterium thermolithotrophum DSM 11699 genomic stretch:
- a CDS encoding selenium metabolism-associated LysR family transcriptional regulator — protein sequence MDLRQLEVFSKVFELKSFSKAAEKLRISQPTVSAHIQNLEDELGIKLFDRMGRKILPTLEARILYRHAVELLKKKEEALSELLSVTKKSKGTLKLAVSNIPGDYLIPHILLKLKHLMPEVVVQVEIFDSKKVIKQLKEVIPEYDIGFVGSLITDQKLEYKKILDDEIVLIAPPYYNSEKMTLEDFKKLPLLIREEDSGTRIAVERALKEKGISSLSLNITAFLGSNTAIKEAVKKGVGFGLVSKYSIKEELDCNKLKTIKIEGLSIKRSFYAVRRNDITPIPAARTLWDNLEKLFNSKNT from the coding sequence ATGGATTTAAGGCAGCTAGAAGTATTTTCTAAAGTTTTTGAGCTCAAAAGCTTTTCAAAAGCTGCCGAAAAGCTTAGGATTTCTCAACCTACGGTAAGTGCGCACATTCAAAATCTTGAGGATGAGCTTGGAATTAAACTTTTTGATAGAATGGGTAGGAAAATACTTCCTACCCTTGAAGCAAGAATTCTTTATAGACATGCCGTTGAGCTTTTAAAAAAGAAAGAAGAAGCACTTTCTGAGCTTTTATCAGTTACAAAAAAGTCAAAAGGAACTTTAAAGTTAGCAGTAAGTAATATTCCGGGGGACTATCTAATCCCCCATATACTTTTAAAATTAAAACACCTAATGCCTGAAGTTGTAGTTCAAGTTGAAATCTTTGATTCGAAAAAGGTTATAAAACAACTTAAAGAAGTGATTCCGGAATACGATATAGGATTTGTCGGTTCTTTAATTACAGATCAGAAGTTAGAATACAAAAAAATACTTGACGATGAAATTGTTTTAATAGCTCCACCTTACTACAATTCCGAAAAAATGACACTTGAAGATTTTAAAAAACTACCACTCCTTATAAGGGAAGAAGATTCAGGAACAAGAATAGCTGTCGAAAGAGCTCTTAAAGAAAAAGGAATTAGCTCACTATCTCTTAATATTACTGCCTTCCTTGGAAGTAATACTGCCATAAAAGAAGCAGTAAAAAAAGGAGTTGGCTTTGGTCTTGTATCAAAGTACTCCATTAAAGAAGAACTTGACTGCAACAAGCTAAAAACAATAAAAATTGAAGGATTATCAATAAAAAGAAGTTTTTATGCAGTCAGAAGAAATGACATTACACCTATTCCGGCTGCAAGAACACTCTGGGATAATCTAGAAAAACTCTTTAACTCGAAAAATACTTAA
- a CDS encoding DUF309 domain-containing protein, whose amino-acid sequence MDIIEIRNWFAQNLCNYLRNKEKKSLEKLLTVIEVVENGSSKTKKDIAESISLEFSLVVRKNEKLLLNQEELDSFTKEYLTKKVKAYKNFLNSLNGFEPVDSDIERNVRMARKLFDAGLYFEVHELLEELWMVEFGKYREFLQALIQIGVAYYHITNYNTRGFEHLIKNAKKLLEPYSGVLFSVNVDLLKEEELSNQTSDKVIKF is encoded by the coding sequence ATGGATATCATCGAAATAAGAAACTGGTTTGCTCAAAACCTATGTAACTATCTCAGAAACAAAGAAAAAAAATCCTTAGAAAAACTTTTAACTGTCATAGAAGTAGTAGAAAATGGAAGTTCTAAGACCAAAAAAGATATTGCCGAGTCTATCAGCCTTGAATTTTCTCTCGTTGTAAGGAAAAACGAGAAATTACTCTTAAATCAGGAAGAGTTAGATTCATTTACTAAAGAATATCTAACAAAAAAGGTTAAAGCATACAAAAATTTTCTTAACTCACTTAACGGTTTTGAACCTGTTGATAGTGATATAGAAAGAAATGTCCGTATGGCTAGAAAGCTATTTGACGCAGGACTTTATTTTGAAGTTCATGAACTTCTTGAAGAGCTCTGGATGGTAGAATTTGGTAAGTATAGAGAGTTCTTGCAAGCTCTAATTCAAATTGGGGTAGCTTATTACCACATCACAAATTACAATACAAGAGGATTTGAACACCTAATAAAAAATGCAAAAAAACTTTTAGAACCTTACTCGGGAGTGCTCTTTAGTGTTAACGTTGACCTATTAAAAGAAGAAGAATTGAGCAATCAAACTTCAGATAAGGTTATAAAGTTTTGA
- a CDS encoding D-glycero-alpha-D-manno-heptose-1,7-bisphosphate 7-phosphatase yields the protein MKRKAILLDRDNTLIKDDGYIHEPEKVELLPGVPQGLKLLKEAGFLLIVVSNQSGIGRGYFREDNFWAVNRKLQELLNPFGVQIDDFFFCPHKPSDNCNCRKPKVGMVEKAVKNWNIDLSKSFVIGDKEIDVMLAFNAGCKGGIRVGIKPFENFLIAAKHVISILEEDNETLQQNKERA from the coding sequence GTGAAAAGAAAGGCTATATTGCTGGATAGGGATAACACTCTTATAAAAGATGATGGGTATATTCATGAACCTGAGAAAGTTGAGCTTTTGCCAGGAGTTCCGCAAGGATTAAAACTTTTGAAAGAGGCTGGTTTCTTACTTATAGTGGTTAGTAATCAGTCTGGAATTGGTAGAGGATACTTTAGAGAGGATAATTTTTGGGCTGTAAATAGAAAATTACAAGAGCTCCTTAACCCTTTTGGTGTTCAGATAGACGACTTTTTTTTCTGTCCCCATAAACCTAGTGATAACTGTAACTGCAGAAAACCGAAAGTAGGGATGGTTGAAAAGGCAGTAAAAAATTGGAACATTGATTTGTCAAAAAGCTTTGTTATAGGAGATAAAGAGATTGATGTAATGTTAGCTTTTAATGCTGGTTGTAAAGGAGGAATACGTGTAGGAATTAAACCTTTTGAAAATTTTCTTATAGCTGCTAAGCATGTTATATCTATTTTGGAGGAAGATAATGAAACTTTACAACAAAATAAAGAGAGAGCCTAA
- the truD gene encoding tRNA pseudouridine(13) synthase TruD, with amino-acid sequence MKLYNKIKREPKDFIVEEIPILEPKEEGKYYFVKLKKSNVSTLEALRVISRLLKIPLKEVGFAGLKDRYAITEQYLTVPITYQIERKCFKLINNRWKEVNSVNFEKEMGFCLEVLGYVEKFLSLGDLKGNRFIITVKNFEKNMRERFYKNLEVVKSYGFPNYFGEQRFGSVKSRDDFVLRYLLKGDFDGALRSYFFGKSSVDYWGDWRRLYKTLSPALEEYEKDLIRGLMRGLTAEKAFRILPKNVRLMFNFAFQSFLWNEYLREYIEAKYPFERVPFINNWKLSYYTQVYDIDYLRKLEIPYTGHQFSPVDKTLKKIIKKVQQKYEIKKEWFDKEVGGMRVMTDGLRKAVVFPEELKILEKTKRTIKLKFSLPPGSYATVLLRFLLKV; translated from the coding sequence ATGAAACTTTACAACAAAATAAAGAGAGAGCCTAAAGATTTTATAGTTGAAGAAATTCCTATTTTAGAGCCTAAGGAAGAGGGAAAATATTACTTTGTGAAGTTAAAAAAATCAAATGTTTCAACTTTGGAAGCTTTGAGGGTGATTTCGCGATTATTGAAAATTCCTCTTAAAGAAGTGGGTTTTGCCGGTCTTAAAGATAGATATGCAATTACAGAGCAATATTTAACAGTTCCTATTACTTATCAAATAGAAAGAAAGTGTTTTAAATTGATTAATAATCGGTGGAAAGAAGTTAATTCCGTAAATTTTGAAAAAGAAATGGGGTTTTGTCTTGAAGTTCTTGGATACGTAGAAAAGTTTTTAAGTCTTGGTGATTTAAAAGGAAACAGATTTATTATTACAGTGAAGAACTTTGAAAAGAATATGAGGGAACGTTTTTATAAAAATCTAGAAGTAGTCAAAAGTTATGGTTTTCCAAACTACTTTGGAGAGCAGAGATTTGGAAGTGTAAAAAGTCGAGATGATTTTGTTTTAAGGTATCTTTTGAAAGGAGATTTTGATGGAGCTCTAAGAAGTTACTTCTTTGGTAAGAGCTCAGTTGATTACTGGGGAGATTGGAGAAGACTTTATAAAACTCTTTCTCCAGCTCTTGAGGAATACGAAAAGGATTTAATCAGAGGTTTAATGAGAGGACTCACAGCAGAAAAAGCTTTTAGAATACTTCCAAAAAACGTAAGACTTATGTTTAACTTTGCCTTTCAAAGCTTTCTTTGGAATGAGTACTTAAGGGAGTATATTGAAGCAAAGTATCCTTTTGAAAGAGTTCCTTTTATAAACAACTGGAAATTAAGTTACTATACTCAAGTCTACGATATAGATTACTTGAGAAAACTTGAAATACCTTATACAGGCCATCAGTTTTCTCCAGTAGATAAGACTTTAAAGAAGATTATTAAGAAAGTTCAGCAAAAATATGAAATAAAGAAGGAGTGGTTTGATAAAGAGGTTGGTGGTATGAGAGTTATGACTGATGGCTTAAGAAAGGCTGTAGTCTTTCCAGAAGAACTAAAGATACTGGAAAAAACAAAACGAACCATCAAACTCAAGTTTTCTCTTCCACCTGGTTCTTATGCAACAGTTTTATTAAGATTTTTGCTTAAAGTGTAG
- a CDS encoding HDOD domain-containing protein: MADIERLELNDIERLELNREVMLRLIKALVDGEELEEIANIISMDPNLSAKLLKLINSPYFGLRKEIKSIIQAIAYLGYNNLKDYVFVLLTSSLLKNKSKEEIKKVLKFAYLLRALAEKILPEHADEAYMVGIFEPVKQEVGEETIKEILEKAGISEHVILGLSDSESELGKLKELAKQLIDLCGSIITGENIELPNSLSELDREELIQICLESENKAHALVSTL, translated from the coding sequence ATGGCTGACATAGAAAGACTTGAATTAAATGATATAGAAAGACTTGAGTTAAATAGAGAAGTAATGCTTAGACTTATAAAAGCACTCGTAGATGGTGAAGAACTAGAAGAAATTGCAAATATAATAAGCATGGATCCAAATCTTTCTGCAAAACTCTTAAAGCTTATCAACTCCCCTTATTTTGGACTGAGAAAAGAAATTAAATCTATCATTCAAGCAATAGCTTATCTAGGTTACAATAATCTAAAGGATTATGTATTTGTACTTCTTACTTCTTCTTTACTGAAAAACAAAAGTAAAGAAGAGATAAAAAAAGTCTTAAAATTTGCTTATCTCTTAAGGGCTCTTGCTGAGAAAATTTTGCCAGAACATGCTGATGAAGCTTACATGGTTGGAATTTTTGAACCTGTAAAACAGGAAGTTGGAGAGGAAACAATAAAGGAAATCTTAGAAAAAGCAGGTATATCCGAACATGTAATTTTAGGTCTTTCAGATTCAGAGAGCGAATTAGGAAAACTAAAGGAACTTGCAAAACAACTAATAGATTTGTGTGGAAGTATTATTACAGGAGAAAATATCGAGCTTCCAAATTCTCTATCAGAACTAGATAGAGAAGAACTTATTCAAATATGTCTTGAATCTGAAAATAAGGCTCATGCATTAGTTTCTACACTTTAA
- the rsmB gene encoding 16S rRNA (cytosine(967)-C(5))-methyltransferase RsmB, translating to MKKLTGWNERLIAIKILNRFEKDKKLKEHIEKFTSRLHPQDRAFIREIVSGTVRFLRLLDFSIEKATGKNLKRQKNTVRNSLRVIAYQIFFTNVPPYAALNETVEAVKKILGKKAAGFVNAISKKIIGFDYKKEIERISDYFERLSILYSFETWMVKRWSNFYGKEEIEKLLKGLNRVAPLFIRVNTIKISQQELLNLLEKTKIDAEPHPFIPYMIRIKGRVPIESIPGYKEGFFYIQDPASFLSAYLLDPKQGEIILDVGAAPGGKTTALSSLTIDKARIIAVDINKERMKLLKNNLKRLGISNVELVLTDIQKDKNFIEKHENSFDKILIDAPCSATGVIRRHPEGKWNKSLKLIKYNQTIQRNLLSSCYKLLKPGGVLLYSVCSLEKEEGEDILKFAQEIGFKESSLYNLPELLKSFAKKHFLRVFPHKNNMDGFFYSKFEK from the coding sequence TTGAAGAAGTTGACTGGCTGGAATGAAAGGCTAATTGCTATAAAAATATTAAATAGATTTGAAAAAGATAAAAAGTTAAAAGAACACATAGAAAAATTTACTTCAAGACTACATCCTCAGGATAGAGCTTTTATAAGAGAAATAGTTTCAGGAACTGTAAGATTTTTAAGACTCCTTGATTTTTCCATTGAAAAAGCAACAGGAAAAAATTTAAAAAGGCAAAAGAATACAGTTAGAAACAGCCTAAGAGTTATTGCTTATCAAATATTTTTCACAAACGTTCCACCATACGCAGCACTAAATGAAACCGTTGAAGCAGTAAAAAAAATTCTTGGAAAAAAAGCAGCAGGATTTGTTAATGCTATTTCTAAAAAAATTATAGGTTTTGACTATAAAAAAGAAATAGAAAGAATTTCTGATTACTTTGAAAGATTATCCATTCTCTATTCTTTTGAAACGTGGATGGTAAAAAGATGGAGTAATTTTTACGGAAAAGAAGAAATTGAAAAACTTTTAAAAGGTTTAAACAGAGTTGCACCTCTTTTTATAAGGGTTAATACAATAAAAATATCTCAACAAGAGCTCTTAAATCTATTGGAAAAAACCAAAATAGATGCTGAACCCCATCCGTTTATTCCATACATGATAAGAATCAAAGGACGAGTTCCAATAGAGTCAATTCCTGGTTACAAAGAAGGTTTCTTCTACATTCAGGATCCAGCTTCTTTTTTATCAGCTTATCTTTTAGATCCAAAACAGGGAGAGATTATCTTAGATGTCGGTGCAGCACCAGGTGGGAAAACCACAGCTCTTTCATCGCTAACTATAGACAAAGCAAGGATAATTGCTGTTGATATCAACAAGGAGAGAATGAAACTTTTGAAAAACAACCTTAAGAGACTTGGCATATCAAACGTTGAACTAGTATTAACAGACATTCAAAAGGACAAAAACTTCATTGAAAAACATGAAAATAGTTTCGACAAAATTCTCATAGATGCTCCATGTAGTGCAACAGGCGTAATAAGAAGACATCCAGAAGGTAAGTGGAACAAGTCTTTAAAATTGATTAAATACAATCAGACAATCCAAAGAAATCTTTTAAGCAGTTGCTATAAGCTCTTAAAGCCTGGAGGTGTCCTCCTTTATAGTGTTTGCTCTCTTGAAAAAGAAGAAGGCGAAGACATTCTTAAATTTGCTCAAGAAATTGGCTTTAAAGAAAGTTCTTTATATAATTTGCCAGAACTGCTAAAATCTTTTGCAAAAAAACACTTTCTCAGAGTCTTCCCACACAAAAATAATATGGACGGTTTCTTTTACAGCAAATTTGAAAAGTAA
- a CDS encoding adenylate kinase family protein translates to MKITITGTPGTGKTTVANILSKKLNLPLFNISELVKKEKLYIEFDSERNAFVVDPEKLREFFHNKKHFIAEGLVAHYIPSDILIILRVNPKKIPERLAERNYTEEKVRENEEAEKFAVIATEAIEKSKAKRILHIDTTKRKPEDVVNLILEGIGGKEVFEEVDWLE, encoded by the coding sequence TTGAAAATTACCATAACCGGAACACCCGGAACTGGAAAAACAACTGTAGCAAATATACTTTCTAAAAAACTAAACTTGCCTCTTTTTAACATTTCAGAACTAGTTAAAAAAGAAAAACTTTACATTGAGTTTGATAGTGAAAGAAATGCTTTTGTAGTTGATCCGGAAAAACTAAGAGAGTTTTTTCACAATAAAAAACACTTCATAGCAGAAGGACTTGTCGCCCATTACATTCCTTCTGACATTCTCATCATTTTAAGAGTTAATCCAAAAAAAATTCCTGAAAGACTTGCAGAAAGGAACTATACAGAAGAAAAAGTAAGAGAAAACGAAGAAGCCGAAAAATTTGCTGTAATTGCAACAGAAGCGATAGAAAAATCAAAAGCAAAAAGAATTCTTCACATAGATACAACAAAAAGGAAACCTGAAGATGTAGTTAATCTTATATTAGAAGGAATAGGAGGAAAGGAGGTCTTTGAAGAAGTTGACTGGCTGGAATGA